The following coding sequences lie in one Treponema socranskii subsp. buccale genomic window:
- a CDS encoding metal-dependent transcriptional regulator, translating into MYESGEDYLEAILRVKEAKGTVHSVDVAKKLGVSKPSVSRAVGILKRDGYLEDSEGTELEFTKKGLEKATNVYSRHRLLTDFFAKITGVSKEQAEENACRVEHDIDADIVSGIEKWMKKNKK; encoded by the coding sequence ATGTACGAGTCCGGTGAAGATTATCTCGAAGCGATCCTCAGAGTCAAAGAAGCCAAAGGTACGGTTCACTCGGTCGATGTCGCAAAAAAGCTCGGCGTTTCCAAACCGAGCGTGAGCAGGGCGGTCGGCATATTGAAGCGGGACGGCTATCTCGAAGACAGCGAAGGCACGGAACTCGAATTTACGAAAAAGGGGCTTGAAAAAGCGACGAACGTGTATTCCCGCCATCGTCTGCTCACCGATTTTTTTGCAAAGATCACCGGCGTCTCCAAAGAGCAGGCGGAAGAAAACGCGTGCCGCGTCGAACACGATATCGATGCGGATATCGTTTCGGGTATCGAAAAGTGGATGAAAAAAAATAAAAAATAA
- the ilvB gene encoding biosynthetic-type acetolactate synthase large subunit, protein MNYTGARIVIECLIEQGVDTVFGYPGGAILNIYDELYKNKNRLRHILTAHEQGASHAADGYARSSGKVGVVMATSGPGATNLVTGIATAYMDSVPIVAITCNVITPLLGKDSFQEIDITGVTMPITKHNFIVRDVRQLADTIREAFFIAKTGRPGPVLIDIPKDVTAASCDYVSADASPDVQFSKRKASLHRIMTVCDIPDEKIDKLASLINASERPFIYAGGGVIISDACEELKALAEKAQIPVSMSLMGKSAFPNTHALSTGMIGMHGTKASNTAVDRCDLLLAIGTRFSDRVIGDPKRFAGRAKIMQIDIDPAEVNKNIAVVDSLVGSIKDALSRLVPLVEKRKASEWNAKIDEWKTEVPRSRKRSGKLSPKSIFEYVNGSVPPDTIITTEVGQHQMWTALFYRFEKPRTFLTSGGLGTMGFGTGAAIGAQFANPDKTVVHFAGDGSFRMNCNELATISHYGLPIIIVVFNNGALGNVRQWQTLFYEKRYSATTLDFAPDFVKLADAYGVAGVRVTSEAEFKKAFDAALASGKPAVIDAAIDKDEMVLPMIPPGKSVDRIMMDIDL, encoded by the coding sequence ATGAACTATACCGGTGCGCGAATTGTCATAGAATGCCTTATCGAACAGGGGGTCGATACCGTTTTCGGCTACCCCGGAGGGGCGATCCTCAATATTTACGACGAACTGTATAAAAATAAGAATCGTCTGCGCCACATTCTCACCGCTCACGAACAGGGCGCTTCTCATGCAGCCGACGGCTATGCGCGTTCGAGCGGCAAAGTCGGCGTCGTCATGGCGACAAGCGGGCCGGGCGCGACGAATCTCGTCACGGGCATCGCGACGGCGTACATGGATTCGGTTCCGATCGTCGCGATCACGTGCAACGTCATAACGCCGCTGCTCGGTAAAGACAGCTTTCAGGAAATCGATATCACGGGCGTGACGATGCCGATCACCAAGCACAATTTTATCGTGCGCGATGTCCGACAGCTTGCCGACACGATACGCGAAGCGTTTTTTATCGCAAAGACGGGGCGACCCGGTCCCGTGCTCATCGATATTCCGAAAGACGTTACGGCAGCCTCCTGCGATTACGTTTCCGCAGATGCTTCTCCCGATGTGCAATTTTCGAAGCGCAAAGCGAGTCTGCACCGCATTATGACGGTATGCGATATTCCCGACGAAAAAATCGATAAACTCGCCTCGCTCATCAATGCGTCGGAGCGTCCCTTTATCTACGCGGGAGGGGGGGTGATCATATCGGATGCGTGCGAAGAACTTAAAGCGCTCGCCGAAAAAGCGCAGATCCCCGTTTCGATGAGCCTTATGGGGAAGTCCGCGTTTCCGAATACGCACGCGCTTTCGACGGGAATGATCGGCATGCACGGGACGAAGGCGTCGAACACGGCCGTCGATAGGTGCGACCTTTTGCTTGCGATAGGTACGCGTTTCAGCGACCGCGTCATAGGCGATCCGAAACGTTTTGCGGGAAGGGCGAAGATCATGCAGATCGACATCGATCCCGCCGAAGTGAACAAAAACATCGCTGTCGTCGATTCTCTCGTCGGAAGTATAAAGGATGCGCTTTCGCGCCTCGTGCCGCTCGTCGAAAAAAGGAAAGCGTCCGAGTGGAACGCGAAGATAGACGAATGGAAAACCGAAGTTCCTCGAAGCCGGAAACGAAGCGGCAAGCTTTCTCCGAAATCGATTTTCGAATACGTCAACGGCAGTGTCCCCCCGGACACGATCATTACGACGGAAGTGGGGCAGCATCAAATGTGGACGGCGCTCTTTTATCGCTTTGAAAAACCGCGTACCTTTCTTACGTCGGGAGGATTGGGGACGATGGGATTCGGCACGGGAGCCGCGATCGGCGCGCAATTTGCAAATCCCGATAAAACCGTCGTGCACTTTGCAGGCGACGGTTCGTTCCGTATGAACTGCAACGAGCTCGCGACGATAAGTCACTACGGTCTTCCGATTATCATCGTTGTTTTCAATAACGGTGCGCTCGGAAACGTCCGCCAATGGCAGACGCTCTTTTACGAAAAGCGATACAGCGCGACGACGCTCGACTTCGCGCCCGACTTCGTAAAGCTCGCCGACGCTTACGGTGTGGCAGGTGTCCGCGTTACGAGCGAAGCGGAATTCAAAAAAGCGTTCGATGCGGCGCTCGCTTCCGGAAAGCCCGCTGTGATCGACGCTGCGATCGACAAAGATGAAATGGTGCTTCCGATGATTCCGCCGGGAAAATCCGTCGACCGCATTATGATGGACATCGACCTGTAA
- the ilvD gene encoding dihydroxy-acid dehydratase, whose protein sequence is MKSDNAKKGMERAPHRSLFYAMGYTDEELRRPLVGVCCAKNEIIPGHFELDRIAEAAKAGVRMAGGTPIEFPSIGVCDGIAMGHEGMKYSLVTRELIADSIECVAKAHQFDALVLIPNCDKIVPGMLMAAARLNLPTVVVSGGPMMPGHVTDSSNPYAAKGLSLSDMFEAVGAVAAGKIDEAQLKELEERACPGCGACSGMFTANSMNCLTEVLGLGLPGNGTIPAVTGRRIALAKKAGMQVMEMFDKGITARAMMTPASFRNALTADMALGCSSNTVLHVPAIAHEAGVAIDLHMINDISEVTPNLCHLAPAGHTFMNELDDAGGVEAVLAELAKKRLIKTDLITVTGKTIAENIKNAVNRNPSVIRPIENPFSSNGGIAVLFGNLAPDGTVVKRSACAKELMKHTGPARVFDDEKDAMAAVQRRDIKPGDVVVIRYEGPKGGPGMREMLAVTAALAGQDLDKDVALITDGRFSGATRGASLGHCSPEAAVGGPIALVHEGDKITLDINAYTIKLEVSDEELQKRKTEWKAPPPKATEGYLVRYAKLVSSADKGAILQ, encoded by the coding sequence ATGAAAAGCGATAATGCAAAAAAAGGTATGGAACGTGCGCCGCATCGTTCGCTGTTTTATGCGATGGGATATACGGACGAAGAATTGCGTCGTCCGCTCGTCGGCGTATGCTGTGCGAAAAACGAAATCATTCCGGGACACTTCGAACTCGACCGTATCGCCGAAGCTGCAAAGGCGGGCGTCCGCATGGCTGGCGGTACGCCGATAGAATTTCCGTCGATCGGCGTATGCGACGGTATCGCGATGGGGCACGAGGGGATGAAATACTCTCTCGTAACGCGCGAGCTTATCGCCGATTCGATCGAATGTGTTGCGAAAGCGCACCAGTTCGACGCGCTCGTGCTTATCCCGAACTGCGATAAAATCGTTCCCGGCATGCTTATGGCGGCAGCCCGCCTCAACCTTCCGACGGTCGTCGTTTCAGGCGGCCCGATGATGCCCGGCCATGTAACCGATTCTTCGAATCCGTACGCGGCAAAGGGTTTGAGTTTAAGCGATATGTTTGAAGCCGTCGGCGCCGTCGCTGCGGGAAAAATCGACGAGGCGCAGCTCAAAGAGCTCGAAGAGCGCGCCTGTCCCGGCTGCGGTGCGTGTTCGGGTATGTTTACGGCGAACAGCATGAATTGTCTTACCGAAGTGCTCGGTCTCGGGCTTCCCGGAAACGGGACGATTCCCGCGGTGACCGGGCGGCGCATAGCCCTCGCAAAAAAAGCGGGCATGCAGGTTATGGAAATGTTTGACAAGGGGATCACCGCACGCGCCATGATGACGCCCGCTTCGTTTCGCAACGCGCTCACGGCGGATATGGCGCTCGGCTGTTCGAGCAATACGGTGCTCCACGTTCCGGCGATCGCGCACGAAGCGGGCGTCGCGATCGATCTGCACATGATAAACGATATCAGCGAAGTAACTCCGAACCTCTGTCACCTCGCTCCGGCCGGTCACACGTTTATGAACGAACTCGACGACGCGGGCGGCGTTGAAGCGGTGCTCGCGGAGCTTGCAAAAAAACGATTGATAAAAACCGATTTGATCACGGTTACCGGAAAGACGATCGCGGAAAATATTAAAAACGCCGTCAACAGAAATCCTTCGGTGATTCGGCCGATCGAAAATCCGTTTTCGTCCAACGGCGGTATCGCCGTTTTGTTCGGCAACCTCGCGCCCGACGGCACGGTCGTAAAGCGGAGCGCCTGCGCAAAGGAATTGATGAAGCATACGGGACCTGCCCGCGTATTCGACGACGAAAAAGACGCGATGGCGGCGGTGCAGAGGCGCGACATTAAACCCGGCGACGTCGTCGTCATCCGTTACGAAGGACCGAAAGGCGGGCCGGGCATGCGCGAAATGCTCGCCGTTACCGCAGCTCTTGCGGGGCAGGATCTCGACAAAGACGTCGCGCTCATCACCGACGGGCGATTCAGCGGCGCAACGCGCGGCGCGTCTCTCGGACACTGTTCTCCCGAAGCGGCCGTCGGCGGGCCGATAGCGCTCGTGCACGAAGGCGATAAAATCACGCTCGACATAAACGCGTATACGATCAAGCTCGAAGTGAGCGACGAAGAGCTTCAAAAGCGAAAGACCGAATGGAAAGCTCCGCCTCCGAAAGCGACGGAAGGCTACCTCGTCCGCTACGCAAAGCTCGTATCGTCCGCGGACAAAGGTGCGATTTTACAGTGA
- a CDS encoding leucine-rich repeat domain-containing protein, giving the protein MRGGTERSGLLLSDDRTAVVSFIPAASIEAVDIPDSVTVVPASLFSGCASLKKIKLSASLRSIPDRLFEGCSSLEKIIMPPEIDSIGRAAFSGCSSLKSIPFRAGLTELSEDVFSYCTSLTSLIVPDTVERIKSGAAADCTKLAAVVLPSSLKTLEAGAFAGCSSLRHIRISEDNDVFYVDEKDGCLYRRKDAVIVLRPCDFEKAAAKLIKSAEDELRTDEQKNGGTPEIDRYEESLRTAEDGVEAQDVSEGAVAKFLKKSDNSDTVENDRSEISEDVPDEIEIHKFNNTEPNDVMEKKTMANIDQASVDEIFKKASEIKSENTETADDGFKPISQDELNLLVAESDILRQNTPADITASASAQEHECSVSGDSLLKRIADAAKKYECIDLSNPDGRSDWNDGLYVFAEGLVLDSSGSGHFSKALENCSRRIAAIRKYSKIFMYYGLPFGNDEFAHLFAGFIAERNTVYACSASKMSLLSGDAEHFASLAGISLERDQIECTNERAGNPETKLIKLMLQDNYSA; this is encoded by the coding sequence ATGAGAGGTGGTACTGAAAGAAGCGGATTGTTGCTTTCGGATGACCGTACTGCAGTCGTTTCGTTTATTCCTGCAGCGTCTATTGAAGCTGTCGATATTCCCGATTCCGTTACGGTCGTACCGGCATCGCTTTTTTCCGGCTGTGCTTCGCTTAAAAAGATAAAGCTTTCGGCTTCTCTCCGTTCGATTCCCGACCGGCTCTTTGAAGGCTGCTCTTCTCTTGAAAAAATTATTATGCCGCCCGAAATCGATTCGATCGGGCGTGCGGCTTTTTCCGGCTGTTCATCGTTAAAATCGATTCCGTTTCGCGCCGGTCTCACGGAGCTTTCGGAAGATGTTTTTTCGTATTGCACGTCGCTGACGTCGCTTATCGTGCCCGATACCGTCGAGCGGATCAAAAGCGGCGCCGCTGCCGACTGTACGAAACTTGCCGCCGTTGTATTGCCTTCTTCGCTCAAAACGCTCGAAGCGGGTGCTTTCGCCGGCTGCTCCTCGCTCCGTCATATCCGCATTTCGGAAGATAACGATGTTTTTTACGTCGATGAAAAGGACGGCTGTCTCTATCGCCGTAAGGATGCCGTCATCGTGCTCCGTCCCTGCGATTTTGAAAAGGCTGCGGCAAAATTGATAAAATCGGCGGAAGACGAATTACGCACCGACGAGCAAAAAAACGGCGGGACGCCCGAAATCGACCGATATGAAGAAAGTTTGCGCACAGCGGAAGACGGTGTCGAGGCGCAGGATGTATCGGAAGGGGCGGTTGCAAAATTTTTAAAAAAATCCGATAATTCGGATACCGTAGAAAACGATCGGAGCGAAATATCGGAAGACGTACCGGATGAAATCGAAATTCATAAATTTAATAATACCGAACCGAACGATGTAATGGAGAAAAAAACGATGGCGAATATCGATCAAGCAAGTGTCGATGAAATTTTCAAAAAGGCTTCCGAAATCAAATCGGAAAATACGGAGACGGCCGACGACGGATTTAAGCCTATTTCTCAGGACGAACTCAATCTGCTCGTCGCTGAAAGCGATATCCTCCGGCAAAATACGCCGGCCGATATAACCGCTTCCGCAAGCGCTCAGGAACACGAATGTTCGGTTTCGGGCGATTCGCTTTTGAAGCGCATCGCGGATGCGGCAAAAAAATACGAATGTATCGATCTTTCGAATCCGGACGGCAGAAGCGATTGGAACGACGGCCTCTACGTGTTTGCCGAAGGACTCGTGCTCGATTCATCCGGGAGCGGACACTTTTCGAAAGCGCTTGAAAACTGCTCGCGTCGGATCGCGGCGATCCGCAAGTATTCAAAGATTTTTATGTATTACGGGCTTCCGTTCGGAAACGATGAATTCGCTCATCTCTTTGCCGGCTTTATTGCCGAACGCAACACGGTATACGCGTGCAGCGCTTCGAAAATGTCGCTCCTTTCCGGAGATGCCGAACATTTTGCGTCTCTTGCCGGAATCAGCCTTGAGCGGGATCAAATCGAATGCACGAACGAGCGTGCGGGAAATCCCGAAACGAAGCTCATCAAACTGATGCTGCAGGATAATTATTCGGCGTAA
- a CDS encoding alcohol dehydrogenase catalytic domain-containing protein — translation MPVKAVRIHGANDLRLDTFELPPIKDDEILVKVVSDSICMSSYKCAVLGTKHKRVHPDVADHPAIIGHEFAGDIIEVGSKYTSRFKPGMKFTIQPALNYKGEMWSPGYSYEFCGGDATYCILPHEVMELDCLLEYKGDAYFEASLAEPMSCCIGAFHACFHTQMGVYAHEMGIKKGGKLALLAAAGPMGLGALMYAVHCDRRPSLIVLTDIDEKRIARAKKIFPEAEMKKLGVQVEIINTNGSPDPAGQLKRYAPEGFDDVFCFAPVASVLSLGSAVLGRDGCLNFFAGPTDKNFCADINFYDVHYNATHIIGTTGGNVSDMRESLRMTEEGTLEPAVMVTHIGGLASAVKTTLELPKIPGGKKLIYTHLDLPLTAIEDFRSLGVNDSRFCRLADIVDAHKGLWNAEAEKYLLANWNNER, via the coding sequence ATGCCGGTAAAAGCGGTGCGCATACACGGTGCAAATGATTTACGTCTCGATACGTTTGAACTTCCCCCCATTAAAGACGATGAAATCCTCGTAAAAGTGGTTTCCGACAGTATATGCATGTCCAGCTATAAGTGCGCCGTACTCGGAACAAAACACAAGCGCGTTCATCCCGATGTTGCGGATCATCCGGCAATAATCGGGCATGAGTTTGCCGGCGATATCATAGAAGTCGGCTCAAAGTATACATCCCGTTTTAAACCCGGTATGAAGTTTACGATCCAGCCGGCGCTCAACTACAAGGGTGAAATGTGGTCGCCGGGATATTCCTATGAATTTTGCGGGGGCGATGCGACGTACTGTATTTTGCCGCACGAAGTTATGGAGCTTGACTGCCTGCTCGAATATAAGGGTGACGCATATTTCGAAGCGTCTCTTGCGGAACCGATGTCGTGCTGTATAGGCGCTTTTCACGCGTGCTTTCATACGCAGATGGGAGTATACGCTCATGAAATGGGGATCAAAAAAGGCGGAAAGCTCGCGCTGCTTGCTGCGGCGGGCCCCATGGGACTCGGCGCATTGATGTATGCCGTTCACTGCGACAGACGGCCGTCGCTCATCGTGCTTACCGATATCGATGAAAAACGCATAGCGCGCGCAAAGAAAATTTTCCCCGAAGCAGAAATGAAAAAACTCGGTGTGCAGGTCGAAATAATCAATACAAACGGCAGCCCTGATCCAGCAGGGCAGCTTAAACGCTATGCGCCTGAAGGCTTCGACGATGTGTTTTGTTTTGCCCCCGTGGCTTCCGTACTGTCGCTCGGTTCCGCCGTTTTGGGACGCGACGGTTGTTTGAATTTTTTCGCAGGCCCGACCGACAAAAATTTTTGTGCCGACATAAATTTTTATGACGTCCATTATAATGCAACGCATATTATCGGGACGACGGGCGGCAATGTAAGCGACATGAGAGAATCGCTTCGCATGACGGAAGAAGGAACGCTCGAGCCTGCAGTGATGGTTACGCATATAGGCGGTCTTGCAAGCGCCGTAAAGACAACGCTTGAACTTCCGAAAATACCGGGCGGCAAAAAACTGATCTATACGCATCTCGATCTCCCTCTCACGGCGATCGAGGATTTCCGTTCTCTCGGAGTGAACGATTCCCGTTTTTGCCGGCTTGCCGATATCGTAGACGCTCACAAGGGACTGTGGAATGCGGAGGCGGAAAAGTATTTGCTTGCCAATTGGAATAACGAACGTTAA
- a CDS encoding sn-glycerol-1-phosphate dehydrogenase: MELNNGGSCGCGKKHVCDVKKLIIEKGALASLPSLLCEAGAEKPFLIMDGNTKKAAGDTVSDILKNAGIPFSFYVYETTEPLAPTEETFGRVMMFWDPFCDCIVAVGSGVINDVSKLVSRVSGRPYILVLTAPSMDGMVSPTSSMDVQSLKVSLPSATVHSVVADIDVLAHAPVRMILAGFGDMLAKYVSVTEWKISHIITGEYYCEKIASLLRSALQQVFDAAPRLLSGDEDAVRSLTDGLLLAGCAMAYAGVTRPASGMEHYISHIIDMRHLVFGTPADLHGIQAGIGTLYTLKLYEEIEKIDAIDIGKAERYVAAFDYDEWSKTLRAFVGKSAESMIALEAKERKYDKASHKVRIKKIAEKWLELRSVMKEMLPPSQKIEDTMKALGMPLRLTELGVAPRDIPTLVKCTKDIRDKYVGTRLLWDIGELDDILQKVSENYFDI, from the coding sequence ATGGAATTGAATAACGGCGGATCGTGCGGCTGCGGGAAAAAACACGTATGCGACGTAAAAAAATTAATAATCGAAAAAGGTGCGCTCGCATCGCTTCCGTCGTTGCTTTGTGAAGCCGGCGCCGAAAAGCCGTTTCTTATAATGGACGGAAATACGAAAAAAGCGGCGGGCGATACGGTTTCGGATATTTTAAAAAATGCCGGCATACCGTTTTCATTCTATGTATATGAAACGACCGAACCGCTTGCGCCGACGGAGGAAACGTTCGGGCGTGTTATGATGTTTTGGGACCCGTTCTGCGATTGTATCGTCGCCGTCGGGAGCGGGGTCATCAACGACGTTTCAAAGCTCGTATCGCGCGTGAGCGGACGTCCGTATATCCTCGTTTTGACGGCGCCGAGTATGGACGGTATGGTTTCTCCGACTTCATCGATGGACGTGCAGTCGCTCAAAGTATCGCTTCCGTCCGCTACGGTGCACTCCGTCGTTGCGGATATCGACGTTTTGGCACATGCTCCCGTGCGCATGATTTTGGCGGGATTCGGCGATATGCTTGCCAAGTACGTCAGCGTAACGGAATGGAAGATTTCGCACATCATCACCGGCGAATACTATTGCGAAAAAATCGCATCTCTTTTGCGAAGCGCACTGCAACAGGTATTCGATGCCGCCCCTCGTTTATTGTCGGGGGACGAAGATGCGGTACGGTCATTGACCGACGGACTCCTGCTTGCCGGCTGCGCGATGGCGTATGCGGGCGTTACGAGGCCTGCGAGCGGCATGGAACACTATATTTCACATATCATCGATATGCGGCATCTCGTCTTCGGAACTCCTGCGGATTTGCACGGCATTCAAGCGGGCATCGGGACGCTGTATACGCTGAAATTGTATGAGGAAATCGAAAAGATCGATGCGATAGATATTGGAAAAGCCGAACGATATGTCGCCGCTTTCGATTACGATGAATGGAGCAAAACGCTGCGCGCCTTTGTCGGAAAATCCGCCGAGTCGATGATCGCGCTCGAAGCGAAAGAGCGCAAATACGATAAAGCCTCGCACAAAGTACGCATAAAAAAGATTGCCGAAAAGTGGCTCGAATTGCGCAGTGTGATGAAAGAGATGCTTCCGCCTTCGCAGAAAATCGAAGATACTATGAAAGCGCTCGGCATGCCCCTGCGTCTTACGGAACTCGGTGTCGCCCCGCGCGATATTCCGACGCTTGTAAAATGCACGAAAGATATCCGCGACAAATACGTCGGAACGCGCCTGCTTTGGGATATCGGCGAACTTGACGACATACTGCAGAAAGTTTCGGAAAATTATTTTGATATATAG
- a CDS encoding sn-glycerol-1-phosphate dehydrogenase, whose protein sequence is MIRSELLMKSGAVREVAEAFRRKFPGKKPLIIEDTNTQALAEDIVVSRFDECSSHCFDAKTIYADDEHVSAVQRALEEKPDAIAVALGSGTINDLCKRASYVAGERPYMCIATAPSVDGFTSNGAAITDRGLKTTLPCPAPVLVVADTDILSNAPIDMIAAGYGDLAAKVPAGADWLIADALGIEKIVESVWDMVQPSLKAAISEPAKLRARDPAAAAAVFTGLIQTGFAMQEYFDSRPASGAEHLMSHVWEMRGCCTVGGKEASHGFKVAIGTLTTTAIMEELLKLSKRDVEKAAASYKPETWEERQKSIAHFVREPSVRDRQIEICRKKFLEGDALAARQSAIAAKWDELLQKIEGQIIPFAKLKEMFQTAGCPTEPSDICLSSENHRYGMRVAQMMRNRYTVVDLLYETGLFDAMIERIIDPAGGYFSTWDKA, encoded by the coding sequence ATGATACGCAGCGAACTGCTGATGAAAAGCGGTGCGGTGAGAGAAGTTGCCGAAGCGTTCCGTAGAAAATTTCCGGGTAAAAAACCCTTAATCATAGAAGATACGAACACGCAAGCCCTTGCCGAAGATATCGTCGTTTCCCGGTTTGACGAATGCAGCAGTCATTGTTTCGATGCAAAAACGATATATGCGGACGATGAGCACGTTTCGGCTGTGCAGAGGGCGCTCGAAGAAAAGCCCGACGCTATCGCCGTTGCACTCGGAAGCGGCACGATCAACGATCTGTGCAAGCGGGCGTCCTATGTTGCAGGCGAGCGGCCGTATATGTGCATCGCAACCGCACCGTCGGTAGACGGCTTTACGAGCAACGGTGCGGCCATCACCGACCGCGGATTGAAGACGACGCTTCCGTGTCCCGCTCCCGTTCTCGTTGTCGCAGATACGGATATTTTGTCGAATGCGCCGATCGATATGATCGCAGCAGGTTACGGCGATTTGGCGGCGAAAGTCCCTGCGGGCGCGGATTGGCTTATTGCAGATGCGCTCGGTATTGAAAAAATCGTTGAAAGTGTATGGGATATGGTACAGCCCTCGCTTAAAGCCGCGATTTCCGAACCTGCAAAACTTCGCGCTCGGGATCCCGCCGCCGCCGCGGCCGTTTTTACAGGGCTCATTCAAACCGGTTTTGCGATGCAGGAGTATTTCGATTCCCGTCCGGCAAGCGGCGCCGAGCATCTTATGAGCCACGTATGGGAAATGCGCGGTTGCTGCACCGTCGGCGGTAAAGAAGCTTCTCACGGTTTTAAAGTTGCGATCGGTACGCTGACGACTACCGCAATTATGGAAGAATTATTAAAATTATCGAAACGCGATGTGGAAAAAGCGGCCGCATCGTATAAACCCGAAACGTGGGAAGAGCGGCAAAAATCGATCGCGCATTTTGTCCGAGAGCCGTCGGTGCGGGACAGACAAATCGAAATATGCCGGAAAAAGTTTTTGGAAGGAGATGCGCTCGCCGCACGGCAATCTGCGATCGCGGCAAAGTGGGATGAGCTGCTGCAAAAAATCGAAGGGCAGATTATCCCGTTTGCAAAGCTGAAAGAGATGTTTCAAACGGCCGGCTGTCCGACCGAACCGAGTGATATTTGCCTGTCGAGCGAAAACCATCGATACGGTATGCGCGTTGCTCAGATGATGCGGAACCGATATACTGTTGTCGATTTGCTGTACGAAACGGGACTGTTTGATGCGATGATCGAGCGCATTATCGATCCGGCGGGCGGCTATTTCAGCACATGGGACAAAGCCTAA
- the leuB gene encoding 3-isopropylmalate dehydrogenase has translation MKKTIALIPGDGIGPDVVAEAVRVLDAVAKKYGHEFVYKHVVAGGAAIDSRQNPLPKDQLDICLASDAVLLGAVGGPKWDNVAPEMRPEKALLGLRGGMKVYANLRPAVMFKQLKEACPLKDSGDGIDILIVRELTGGIYFGERGTSEDGKSAWDTERYSWHEIERIVRLGFEAAQKRRKVLTVVDKANILNTSRLWRKVTESVKGDYPDVSLGYMYIDNAAMQLVRNPKQFDVIATSNMFGDILSDEASQITGSIGMLASASLGDGSGPGLYEPIHGSAPDIAGKDAANPLATILSAAMLLRYSFHAETEARAIETAVESVLDEGWRTGDIAGDIAAVKAAGKLAGTKKMGELVARRIAG, from the coding sequence ATGAAAAAAACGATTGCGCTTATTCCCGGCGACGGAATCGGACCGGACGTCGTAGCGGAAGCGGTGCGCGTGCTTGATGCCGTCGCAAAAAAATACGGACACGAGTTTGTATATAAACACGTCGTTGCGGGAGGGGCTGCGATCGACAGCCGGCAAAACCCGCTTCCGAAAGACCAGCTCGATATCTGTCTCGCATCCGATGCGGTGCTGCTCGGAGCCGTCGGCGGGCCGAAGTGGGACAACGTCGCGCCTGAAATGCGCCCCGAAAAAGCGCTCCTCGGTTTACGGGGCGGCATGAAAGTGTATGCGAACCTCCGTCCCGCCGTCATGTTCAAACAGCTCAAAGAAGCCTGTCCGCTTAAAGACTCCGGCGACGGTATCGACATCCTCATCGTGCGCGAATTGACGGGCGGCATCTATTTCGGCGAGCGGGGTACGTCGGAGGACGGAAAGAGCGCGTGGGATACGGAAAGGTATTCGTGGCATGAAATAGAGCGCATCGTGCGGCTCGGCTTTGAAGCGGCGCAAAAGCGGCGAAAAGTGCTCACGGTCGTCGATAAAGCGAATATTCTCAACACGAGCCGACTGTGGCGCAAAGTCACGGAAAGCGTCAAAGGCGATTATCCCGACGTTTCGCTCGGCTATATGTATATCGACAACGCGGCGATGCAGCTCGTGCGAAACCCGAAGCAGTTCGACGTCATCGCGACGAGCAATATGTTCGGCGATATTTTAAGCGACGAAGCGAGCCAAATCACGGGTTCCATCGGCATGCTCGCATCCGCGTCTCTCGGCGACGGAAGCGGGCCGGGACTCTACGAACCGATTCACGGATCGGCACCCGACATTGCGGGTAAAGATGCGGCGAATCCGCTTGCGACGATTTTATCCGCAGCGATGCTTTTGCGCTACAGCTTTCACGCGGAAACCGAAGCGCGCGCGATCGAGACGGCCGTCGAAAGCGTGCTCGACGAGGGTTGGCGCACCGGAGACATTGCGGGAGATATTGCGGCGGTAAAGGCTGCGGGAAAACTTGCCGGTACGAAAAAGATGGGCGAGCTCGTAGCCCGGCGCATCGCAGGATAG